The Aulosira sp. FACHB-615 genome includes a window with the following:
- a CDS encoding response regulator transcription factor — MSSTPIKILLVEDDELFRLGLQVRLQQEPGLEIIAETEDGETAIELVKEHPLDIVLLDVGLPGIGGIETCRQIKQQNPALPILILTSHSQKSLIFKLIEAGAQGYCLKGIAAEKLVLALRSVAAGASWWDETATKEIRSSVLAEPSPQTDNILKPTNPLTGREQEILSLLAAGKTNQEIAAALYIAPGTVRVHIHAILQKLEASDRTQAVMMALQKGLIKSDIIVND; from the coding sequence ATGTCTTCTACCCCCATCAAAATTTTGTTAGTTGAAGATGATGAGCTTTTTCGCTTAGGTTTGCAAGTACGGTTGCAGCAAGAACCTGGGTTAGAAATTATTGCTGAGACTGAAGATGGTGAAACAGCTATTGAGCTAGTCAAAGAACATCCTCTAGATATTGTGTTGTTAGATGTGGGTTTACCGGGAATTGGTGGAATTGAAACTTGTAGACAAATTAAGCAGCAAAATCCGGCATTGCCAATTTTAATTCTCACTTCCCACTCGCAAAAGTCTTTAATTTTCAAGTTAATTGAAGCAGGCGCTCAAGGTTATTGTCTTAAAGGCATTGCTGCGGAAAAATTAGTTTTAGCATTGCGTTCTGTGGCGGCTGGCGCTTCTTGGTGGGATGAAACTGCAACTAAAGAAATTCGTTCTTCTGTTTTGGCTGAACCATCACCCCAGACAGACAATATCTTAAAGCCTACCAATCCCCTAACTGGGCGCGAACAAGAAATTTTATCGCTGTTAGCAGCAGGTAAAACCAATCAAGAAATTGCAGCTGCACTATATATTGCACCAGGAACAGTGCGAGTGCATATTCATGCCATTTTACAAAAGTTAGAGGCGAGCGATCGCACTCAAGCTGTGATGATGGCTTTACAAAAAGGATTAATCAAAAGCGACATCATTGTGAATGATTAG
- a CDS encoding sensor histidine kinase KdpD, translating to MNADKFGVQKNSQGYKLGRFIIILCLFVGVMVMEFKTPTEYVFGYLYTGAILLTNYWFGGRATFLATLVAVCLTLLNLVVPGNELVKVSTVASRLIAVMALIVTGILSDRLRRSQEAIALTRAKLESQAELVKVREDFASTLTHDLKTPLLGAIETIKAFQQEKFGPVVPMQQQVLSTMARSHQTSLQLVETLLDVYRNDTEGLKLDLAPVDLTILAEEAAGDLMELAANRRVHLSVGYGDSNWRQSLWVYGDALQLHRVFNNLLVNAINHSRRGGKVEVFLEPQTSYQVVKILDTGAGIQPEQFSHLFERFYQGHSTRQAKGSGLGLYLSRQIIEAHGGIIWAENKVPTGAVFAFKLPVYPHLAPSG from the coding sequence ATGAACGCAGATAAATTTGGAGTTCAGAAAAATAGTCAAGGCTATAAATTAGGCAGATTTATTATTATATTGTGTCTATTTGTTGGTGTGATGGTGATGGAGTTTAAAACACCAACAGAATATGTTTTTGGATATCTTTATACAGGCGCAATTTTATTAACAAACTATTGGTTTGGTGGCAGGGCAACTTTTTTAGCGACTTTGGTGGCGGTGTGTTTGACGTTGTTGAATTTGGTTGTACCTGGAAATGAATTAGTGAAAGTCTCCACGGTCGCTAGTCGCTTAATTGCAGTGATGGCTTTGATTGTGACTGGTATTTTAAGCGATCGCCTGCGTCGTTCTCAAGAGGCGATCGCTCTCACTCGCGCCAAGTTAGAATCGCAAGCGGAATTGGTGAAGGTACGAGAAGATTTTGCTTCGACGCTGACTCATGATTTAAAAACACCGTTGTTAGGAGCAATTGAAACTATCAAAGCTTTTCAACAAGAAAAATTCGGCCCAGTTGTACCAATGCAGCAACAAGTTTTATCAACAATGGCACGCAGTCATCAAACTTCCTTACAATTGGTAGAAACGCTTTTAGATGTTTATCGCAACGATACCGAAGGTTTAAAACTGGACTTAGCACCAGTGGATTTAACTATCTTGGCAGAGGAGGCGGCTGGTGATTTGATGGAATTAGCGGCAAATCGTCGTGTTCATCTGTCGGTCGGTTATGGTGATTCTAATTGGCGACAATCATTGTGGGTGTATGGTGATGCGTTGCAACTGCATCGTGTGTTTAATAATCTGTTAGTCAATGCTATTAATCATTCCCGCCGTGGTGGGAAGGTGGAAGTTTTTTTAGAACCCCAAACTTCTTATCAAGTCGTGAAAATTTTAGATACGGGTGCGGGTATTCAACCAGAACAGTTTTCTCACTTATTTGAAAGATTTTATCAAGGACATAGCACCCGTCAAGCCAAAGGCTCAGGTTTAGGGCTTTATTTATCTCGGCAAATTATTGAAGCCCACGGGGGTATAATCTGGGCAGAAAACAAAGTGCCGACTGGTGCTGTGTTTGCTTTTAAACTACCTGTTTATCCACATCTTGCGCCTAGCGGCTGA